The following coding sequences lie in one Anaeromicrobium sediminis genomic window:
- a CDS encoding phosphoribosylformylglycinamidine synthase: protein MKVLYVEKKKGFQVAAKGIYRDLKENLNMEEVENVRVLNRYVIENISEETYEKAKYTIFAEAPVDCLYEEKFSKAEEDFAFGIEYLPGQYDQRKDFSIQCVKLIKEENINVHTGRVIIIEGKLNEDQKNKIKNHLINEVDSREMDLNTYIMEENTVNEDEDIIVKDFIDMNEEELKSYYNQIGFAMKFQDLLFCQRYFKDEEKRNPTIVELKVIDTYWSDHCRHTTFLTEIKKIQIDEGHYKEEIETTLKEYLQSRDRINNKKPISLMDLAQINMKELRYDGMLNDLEESSEINAASIEVDVKVDDRVEKWLVMFKNETHNHPTEIEPFGGASTCLGGAIRDPLSGRSYVYGAMRITGSGDPTVDIKDTLEGKLPQIKITTEAANGYSSYGNQIGVPTGFVDEVYDEGYLAKRMEVGAVIAANKKENVVRLEPKEGDVVLLVGGRTGRDGCGGATGSSKAHDIQSIELCGAEVQKGNAPMERKIQRLFRNEKASRLIKKCNDFGAGGVSVAIGELSDSLDIYLDRIPKKYEGLNSLELAISESQERMALVLDKENVDEFISYSIEENVEATIVAHITDTGRIRMKNKDRVVLDMARSFLDTNGVRGNTNISIESPEVFEKVENPVTIDGIVDKLKSLNVCSKRGLIEKFDSTVGGNSILMPLGGKYQLTPQEGMAFKIPVYDGECGTASIMSYGYNPNICRQSPYHGGIYSVIEALTRIVALGGDYKKVRLSMQEYFMKLGEDPKNWGKPFSCLLGAYKAQKEFGIGSIGGKDSMSGSFNEIHVPPTLITFAVNTMDIEKVVSAEMKKMGSTLVELRTNVNENNIPDFDELKKNFEKISELNEEKKILSMASVKNGGSIISALKMCFGNKIGIQFNDDVLKDGFEVSYGNILLEIDKDYNVGELFEGYNYKIIGTTTEDEMVHVNGESVSVDSLIETWEKPLRKVFPVDEKANGEMKNIEYVSDKKKKSRIKIAKPRVLVPVFPGTNCEYESMNAFKKAGAQVESFVFNNLNPNYIKESIDKLANEIEQSQIIMIPGGFSAGDEPDGSGKFISTVFRNPKISNSLMNMLKNKDGLMLGICNGFQALIKLGLLPYGEIRTIEEDDVTLTYNNIGRHMSKIVKTKVVSNKSPWYSSFNVGDTHNIAISHGEGRFIGSEKLIEKLIENGQVATQYVDLDHNPTYDIEYNPNGSMYAIEGITSADGRILGKMAHSERMRNNTAINVEEEQYEDIFKNGVEYFL from the coding sequence ATGAAAGTACTTTATGTTGAAAAGAAAAAGGGATTTCAAGTAGCAGCTAAAGGTATATATAGGGATTTAAAAGAAAATTTAAACATGGAAGAAGTAGAGAATGTACGAGTTTTAAATAGATATGTTATAGAAAATATAAGTGAAGAAACCTATGAAAAAGCAAAATATACCATATTTGCAGAAGCACCTGTAGATTGTTTATATGAGGAAAAATTTTCTAAAGCTGAAGAGGATTTTGCATTTGGAATAGAATATTTACCAGGACAATATGATCAAAGAAAAGATTTTTCTATTCAATGTGTAAAACTTATAAAGGAAGAAAATATAAATGTACACACGGGAAGAGTAATAATAATTGAGGGTAAATTAAATGAAGATCAAAAAAATAAAATAAAAAATCATTTAATTAATGAAGTAGATTCCAGAGAGATGGATTTAAACACATATATAATGGAAGAAAATACTGTAAACGAAGATGAAGATATTATAGTAAAAGATTTTATAGATATGAATGAAGAAGAATTAAAATCCTATTATAATCAAATTGGATTTGCCATGAAGTTTCAGGATTTACTATTTTGTCAAAGGTATTTTAAAGATGAAGAAAAAAGAAATCCTACTATAGTAGAATTAAAAGTTATAGATACTTATTGGTCAGATCATTGTAGACATACTACTTTTTTAACAGAAATAAAGAAAATTCAAATAGATGAAGGACACTATAAAGAAGAAATAGAGACTACTTTAAAGGAATACCTTCAATCTAGAGATAGAATAAATAATAAAAAGCCAATAAGTCTTATGGATTTGGCTCAAATAAATATGAAAGAATTAAGATATGATGGAATGCTAAATGACTTAGAGGAAAGTTCTGAAATAAATGCAGCAAGTATAGAAGTAGATGTAAAAGTGGATGACAGGGTAGAAAAGTGGTTAGTAATGTTTAAAAATGAAACTCACAATCATCCAACAGAAATAGAACCCTTTGGTGGTGCATCCACTTGTTTAGGTGGAGCTATAAGAGACCCTCTATCAGGAAGAAGTTATGTGTATGGAGCTATGAGAATTACTGGTAGTGGAGATCCTACAGTAGATATAAAGGATACTTTAGAAGGAAAGTTACCACAAATAAAAATCACTACGGAAGCTGCCAATGGATATAGTTCCTATGGGAATCAAATAGGCGTACCTACAGGCTTTGTTGATGAAGTATATGATGAAGGATACTTAGCAAAGAGAATGGAAGTAGGAGCAGTAATTGCAGCTAATAAAAAGGAAAATGTAGTAAGATTAGAGCCTAAAGAGGGAGATGTGGTCCTTTTAGTAGGAGGAAGAACTGGTCGTGATGGTTGTGGTGGAGCTACAGGTTCATCAAAGGCTCATGACATACAATCCATAGAGTTATGTGGAGCAGAAGTACAAAAGGGAAATGCTCCAATGGAGAGAAAAATACAAAGACTTTTTAGAAATGAAAAGGCTAGTAGATTAATTAAAAAGTGTAATGACTTTGGAGCTGGTGGAGTAAGTGTTGCCATTGGCGAGTTAAGTGATAGTTTAGATATATATTTAGATAGAATACCTAAGAAGTATGAGGGACTAAATTCTCTAGAACTTGCCATATCAGAGTCTCAAGAGAGAATGGCCCTAGTATTAGATAAGGAAAATGTGGATGAATTTATTTCCTATAGTATAGAAGAAAATGTGGAAGCTACTATAGTAGCTCACATAACTGATACTGGTAGAATAAGAATGAAGAATAAGGATAGGGTAGTTCTAGATATGGCCCGTTCATTCTTAGATACTAATGGAGTAAGGGGAAATACTAATATATCAATTGAATCACCGGAAGTTTTTGAAAAGGTGGAAAATCCAGTTACTATAGATGGCATAGTGGATAAGCTTAAGAGTTTAAATGTGTGCTCAAAAAGAGGATTAATAGAAAAGTTTGATTCCACTGTAGGTGGAAATAGTATATTAATGCCACTTGGAGGAAAATATCAATTAACACCTCAAGAAGGTATGGCATTTAAAATTCCAGTATATGATGGAGAATGTGGTACTGCATCTATTATGTCCTATGGATATAATCCTAATATATGTAGACAAAGTCCATATCATGGTGGAATATACTCTGTAATAGAAGCCCTAACTAGAATTGTGGCACTAGGTGGAGATTATAAAAAAGTAAGACTTAGTATGCAAGAGTACTTCATGAAACTAGGTGAAGATCCCAAAAATTGGGGAAAACCATTTAGTTGTTTACTTGGAGCCTATAAAGCTCAAAAGGAATTTGGTATAGGTTCTATTGGTGGAAAGGATAGCATGTCAGGATCTTTTAATGAAATCCATGTACCACCTACTTTAATAACCTTTGCTGTAAATACTATGGACATAGAAAAAGTTGTTTCAGCGGAAATGAAAAAAATGGGTTCTACCCTTGTGGAGTTAAGAACTAATGTTAATGAGAATAATATTCCAGATTTTGACGAGCTAAAGAAAAACTTTGAAAAAATATCTGAATTAAATGAAGAAAAGAAAATATTATCTATGGCTAGTGTTAAAAATGGTGGAAGCATAATAAGTGCCCTTAAGATGTGTTTTGGAAATAAAATAGGTATCCAATTTAATGATGACGTACTGAAAGATGGATTTGAAGTAAGCTATGGAAACATCTTATTAGAAATAGATAAGGATTATAATGTAGGGGAGTTATTTGAGGGATATAATTACAAAATAATAGGAACGACTACAGAAGATGAAATGGTACATGTGAATGGTGAATCTGTAAGTGTAGATTCTCTTATTGAAACTTGGGAAAAACCACTGAGAAAAGTATTTCCTGTAGATGAAAAAGCAAATGGTGAGATGAAGAATATAGAATATGTATCTGATAAAAAGAAAAAATCTAGAATAAAAATTGCAAAGCCTAGGGTTTTAGTACCTGTATTCCCAGGAACAAATTGTGAATATGAGAGTATGAATGCATTTAAAAAGGCTGGAGCTCAAGTAGAATCCTTTGTATTTAATAATTTGAATCCAAATTATATAAAGGAATCTATAGACAAATTAGCTAATGAAATAGAGCAATCACAAATAATCATGATTCCAGGAGGATTTAGTGCAGGGGATGAGCCTGATGGTTCAGGTAAGTTTATAAGTACTGTATTTAGAAATCCTAAAATAAGCAATAGTTTAATGAATATGCTAAAAAATAAAGATGGTCTTATGTTAGGTATATGTAATGGTTTCCAAGCCCTAATAAAATTAGGATTACTTCCATATGGAGAAATTAGAACAATAGAGGAAGATGATGTGACATTAACCTACAATAATATAGGAAGACATATGTCTAAAATAGTAAAAACTAAAGTAGTATCTAATAAATCACCATGGTATAGCTCCTTTAATGTGGGAGATACACACAATATAGCCATATCCCATGGAGAAGGTAGATTCATAGGTAGTGAGAAACTAATAGAGAAATTAATTGAAAATGGCCAAGTTGCAACTCAATATGTGGATTTAGATCATAATCCTACTTATGATATAGAATATAATCCAAATGGATCCATGTATGCCATAGAAGGTATAACTAGTGCAGATGGTCGTATTCTTGGTAAAATGGCCCATAGTGAAAGAATGAGAAATAATACTGCTATAAATGTGGAAGAAGAACAATACGAAGATATATTCAAAAATGGAGTAGAATATTTCCTTTAA